A region from the Vibrio sp. SS-MA-C1-2 genome encodes:
- the lpxA gene encoding acyl-ACP--UDP-N-acetylglucosamine O-acyltransferase: protein MIDSTAQIHPSAIVEDGATLGANVKVGPFTYITKDVEIGDGTIVHSNVVIKGPTVIGKDNEIFQFASVGEECQDLKYNNEPTRLEIGDRNKIRESVTIHRGTIQDQGLTKIGSDNLFMINTHVAHDCVIGNRCVFANNATLAGHVTVDDFSIIGGMSAIHQFCVIGAHCMVSGTSAVVKDIPPYTMASGNRCAPFGVNSEGLKRRGFTKEAISEIRSAYKLLYRSGQTFAEVKPQIEERAKTVPELQLYVDFFERSTRGIIR, encoded by the coding sequence TAGTACCGCTCAAATCCATCCAAGCGCAATTGTGGAAGATGGAGCTACTCTTGGTGCAAATGTAAAAGTTGGTCCATTTACCTATATCACAAAAGATGTTGAGATTGGTGATGGAACTATTGTTCACTCAAATGTTGTGATCAAAGGTCCAACGGTGATTGGTAAAGACAATGAGATCTTCCAATTCGCGTCTGTTGGTGAAGAGTGCCAAGATCTAAAATACAATAACGAACCAACGCGTTTAGAAATTGGTGATCGAAATAAGATCCGTGAAAGTGTGACTATTCATCGCGGAACAATTCAAGATCAAGGTCTAACTAAAATTGGTAGCGATAATTTGTTTATGATCAACACCCACGTTGCTCATGATTGTGTTATCGGTAATCGCTGTGTATTTGCTAACAATGCAACACTAGCTGGACACGTAACCGTTGATGATTTTTCTATCATTGGTGGTATGTCAGCGATTCATCAGTTCTGTGTAATTGGTGCCCATTGTATGGTGAGCGGAACATCTGCCGTTGTTAAGGATATTCCTCCTTATACTATGGCTTCAGGTAATCGTTGTGCGCCATTTGGTGTAAATAGCGAAGGCTTGAAACGTCGCGGCTTTACTAAAGAAGCGATTAGCGAGATCCGTAGCGCATATAAACTATTATATCGCTCAGGACAAACATTCGCAGAAGTTAAACCACAAATTGAAGAACGCGCAAAAACAGTGCCTGAGCTTCAACTTTATGTCGATTTCTTCGAACGTTCGACTCGCGGTATTATTCGATAA